One stretch of Halichoerus grypus chromosome 8, mHalGry1.hap1.1, whole genome shotgun sequence DNA includes these proteins:
- the RAMAC gene encoding RNA guanine-N7 methyltransferase activating subunit, whose amino-acid sequence MTDTSEAVPNFEEMFASRFTEDDKEYQEYLKRPPESPPIVEEWNSRAGGNQRNRGSRLQDNRQFRGRDSRRGWPSDNRSNQWHGRSWGNNYPQHRQEPYYPHQYGHYGYNQRPPYGYY is encoded by the exons ATGACAGACACTTCTGAAGCTGTTCCCAATTTTGAAGAGATGTTTGCCAGTAGATTCACAGAAGATGACAAGGAGTACCAGGAATACCTGAAACGCCCTCCTGAGTCCCCTCCAATCGTTGAGGAATGGAATAGCAGAGCCGGTGGGAACCAGAGAAATAGAGGCAGTCG gTTGCAAGATAACAGACAGTTTAGAGGTAGGGATAGCAGACGGGGGTGGCCAAGTGACAATCGATCCAATCAGTGGCATGGACGATCCTGGGGTAACAATTACCCGCAGCACAGACAAGAACCTTACTACCCCCATCAATACGGACACTATGGTTACAACCAGCGGCCTCCCTATGGTTACTACTGA